From Terriglobia bacterium, one genomic window encodes:
- a CDS encoding D-glycerate dehydrogenase → MKPKVFVTRPLPASALELLSSTCEVRSYAEDAAIPTSQLAEECCDIEGILVNSARLSEEVLLAAPRLRAVSNCGVGYDNIDVAACNRRRIPITNTAGSLEETTADLAFMLLLATARRAIEADRYVREGRWERWQWGLLHGMDVHHKTLGVVGFGGIGQAVARRGRGFSMRILYCARRPAAESVERELHAVHADLETLLRESDYVSLHVPLTPETRHIIDGKALRLMKSNAILVNTARGSVVDEEALAEALGSRKIAGAGLDVFESEPRVNSNLIKLDNVVLAPHIGSATGETRLRMATLAVKNLLAMLAGERPANVVNPEIYS, encoded by the coding sequence ATGAAGCCAAAAGTGTTTGTCACGCGCCCGCTGCCTGCGTCTGCGCTGGAACTGCTGTCGAGCACATGCGAGGTGCGAAGCTATGCTGAAGATGCGGCCATTCCCACATCTCAGCTTGCTGAAGAGTGCTGCGATATAGAAGGAATTCTGGTTAACTCCGCGCGGCTTAGTGAGGAGGTTTTGCTGGCGGCTCCGAGGCTGCGGGCCGTCTCAAACTGCGGCGTTGGCTACGACAACATTGACGTTGCAGCCTGCAACCGCCGGCGGATTCCCATCACCAACACCGCCGGTTCGCTGGAAGAGACGACGGCCGATCTTGCTTTCATGCTCCTGCTGGCCACGGCACGCCGCGCCATCGAGGCCGACCGTTATGTTCGCGAGGGCCGGTGGGAACGCTGGCAATGGGGGCTGCTCCACGGGATGGACGTTCATCACAAAACGCTCGGCGTGGTGGGTTTTGGCGGGATCGGCCAGGCAGTGGCGCGCCGAGGGCGCGGCTTTTCCATGCGGATTCTCTACTGCGCGCGCCGCCCGGCCGCCGAAAGCGTCGAGCGCGAATTGCACGCCGTCCATGCGGACCTTGAAACCCTCCTCCGCGAGTCTGATTACGTCAGCCTTCACGTTCCCTTGACTCCCGAAACGCGCCACATCATCGACGGAAAGGCGCTCAGGCTGATGAAGAGCAACGCCATTCTTGTTAACACAGCGCGCGGGTCCGTGGTGGACGAGGAGGCTCTTGCAGAGGCCCTCGGCAGCAGAAAGATCGCCGGCGCGGGGCTGGACGTCTTTGAAAGCGAGCCGCGCGTCAATTCGAATCTGATTAAGCTGGACAATGTAGTCCTGGCTCCTCACATCGGCAGCGCCACGGGTGAAACGCGCCTCAGGATGGCAACTCTCGCTGTGAAAAATCTTCTGGCCATGCTTGCCGGCGAGCGGCCTGCGAACGTTGTGAATCCTGAAATCTATTCATGA
- the dtd gene encoding D-aminoacyl-tRNA deacylase, whose protein sequence is MRAVVQRVRRAEVRVEGKVIGRIGLGLVVLVGIAREDTPEAGKAMADKIVRLRIFDDQAGRMNLDIREAAGSVLAVSEFTLYGDCRKGRRPSYAGAAAPDAALPLYLAFVDSLRALGVKVETGKFRAMMEVDLVNDGPVTLLLDSDRTF, encoded by the coding sequence ATGCGGGCGGTCGTGCAGCGGGTGAGAAGAGCGGAAGTTCGTGTAGAAGGCAAGGTGATCGGGCGGATCGGCCTTGGCCTGGTGGTGCTGGTCGGCATTGCCAGGGAGGACACGCCAGAGGCCGGCAAAGCCATGGCCGACAAGATCGTGCGCCTAAGGATCTTCGACGACCAGGCGGGCCGGATGAACCTCGACATCCGTGAGGCGGCTGGCTCAGTGCTTGCGGTCTCTGAGTTCACGCTCTACGGCGACTGCCGCAAGGGCCGCCGGCCGAGCTACGCTGGCGCTGCTGCGCCGGATGCCGCGCTTCCCCTCTACCTGGCGTTTGTCGATTCGCTTCGGGCCCTCGGCGTCAAGGTTGAAACCGGCAAATTCCGCGCCATGATGGAGGTCGATCTGGTCAACGACGGTCCGGTGACTCTGCTTCTTGATTCCGACCGGACCTTCTGA